Proteins encoded in a region of the Salminus brasiliensis chromosome 2, fSalBra1.hap2, whole genome shotgun sequence genome:
- the asb13a.2 gene encoding ankyrin repeat and SOCS box protein 13: MEVETSMPYFFGDIGFWSERTEVHKAAYHGQVSQLQSLIQSGASVNIVAVDSITPLHEAAIRGQTQCVRLLLDAGAQVDARNVDGSTPLCEACSVGSFECVKLLLDYGATVNPALTSRTTSPLHEACMGGSAECVKLVIAKGASLEAYDLYSGTPLHVACANQHLECVKVLLNAGAKVNAARLHETALHHAAKANNMEMIELLVEFGANVYVKDKHEKKPGDYTRPDTPSALCLQLYESVPLSLQQLSRIALRTKLGTRALQTVTKLNLPNRIIHYLCYQ; the protein is encoded by the exons ATGGAGGTGGAGACATCAATGCCGTATTTCTTCGGTGATATCG GCTTCTGGTCTGAGAGGACAGAGGTACACAAGGCTGCTTATCATGGACAGGTGTCCCAGCTGCAGAGTCTAATCCAGAGTGGAGCGTCAGTGAACATAGTGGCTGTAGACTCTATCACTCCACTCCATGAGGCCGCCATCCGGGGTCAGACGCAGTGTGTGAGGCTGCTGCTGGATGCCGGAGCACAG GTGGACGCGAGGAACGTGGACGGCAGCACTCCCCTGTGTGAGGCGTGCTCTGTTGGTAGCTTCGAGTGTGTGAAGCTGCTTCTGGACTACGGGGCAACGGTTAACCCTGCCCTCACCTCACGCACCACCTCTCCACTACACGAGGCCTGCATGggtg GCAGTGCTGAGTGTGTAAAGCTTGTGATAGCAAAAGGAGCCAGTCTAGAAGCCTATGACCTGTACAGTGGGACTCCACTTCATGTAGCCTGTGCTAACCAACATCTGGAGTGCGTCAAGGTGTTACTCAATGCAG GAGCTAAAGTGAACGCAGCCCGGCTACACGAGACAGCACTGCACCACGCAGCGAAGGCCAACAACATGGAGATGattgagctgctggtggaatttGGCGCCAATGTGTATGTCAAAGACAAGCACGAGAAAAAGCCGGGTGACTACACCAGACCCGACACTCCCTCCGCTCTCTGTCTGCAGCTTTACGAGA GTGTTCCTTTgtctctgcagcagctgagccGCATTGCACTGAGGACAAAGCTGGGCACCAGAGCACTGCAGACTGTGACCAAACTGAACCTTCCAAACCGTATCATTCATTACCTGTGCTACCAGTGa